The window GACGCGGAGAATCGATCCCGGCCGCATCGAATCGGGCTTCCCAGAGAGCGACTATTTCGCGGCGGGAGTTCATGGCGCAAGAAAAAAGCCGAGTTTCCTCAGCTTTGTTTCATGGCTTCGGCCTGATAATGCTGGACAAGGCCGTCGATGATCTCATCGATATGACCGTCCATGGCCTGATCAAGATTGTAGAGCGTCAGGTTGATGCGATGGTCGGTTATCCGTCCCTGCGGGTAATTGTAGGTCCGGATCCTTTCGGAGCGGTCACCCGTGCCGACCTGAGCCTTGCGGTTGTCGTCATAGGCCTTTTTCGTTTCGTCCTGAGCTGCCTGCAGCAGGCGAGAGCGAAGCACTTTCAGGGCCTTGGCCTTGTTCTTGTGCTGCGACTTCTCATCCTGACACGTCACGACGAGGCCCGTCGCCAGGTGCGTGATGCGGATGGCCGAGTCCGTGGTGTTGACCGACTGTCCGCCCGGACCGGACGACCGGAAAACATCGACCCGGATGTCGCCCGGGTCGATCTTCACATCGACCTCTTCGGCCTCGGGCAGGATCGCCACGGTAATGGCCGAGGTATGAATGCGCCCCTGGCTTTCCGTGGCCGGCACCCGCTGCACGCGGTGCGCACCGGACTCGTACTTCAGCTTGCTGTAGACGCTGTTGCCCGAAACCGATGCGACGATTTCCTTGAAACCGCCTGTGCCGGTGTCGCTGCTGCTCAGCACCTCGACGCGCCAACCGTGCAGCTCGGCGTATCGGGAATACATCCTGAACACGTCGGCCACAAAGAGAGCGGCTTCCTCACCGCCGGTACCCGCCCGTATCTCCAGGATGATGTTCTTCTCGTCCAGGGGATCCTTGGGCGTCAGCAGCTGCTTGAGGAGGCGCTCCTGCTCCTCGATCCGGCTCTTGAGCGCCGGGATTTCGGCCTGGGCCAGCTCGCAGAGCTCCGGGTCAGGGTCCTTGGCCAATTCCTGATTCTCGGAAAGTTCGCGCAGAAGTGTCTTGTAGCGCTCGAACGCCTTCACGACCTCATCCAGCTCGGCATGCTTCTTAGCGATCTTGATATAGCGATCCTGATCCTGAAAAATCTCAGGAGTGCTCAGTTCACGCTCAAGCTCGCGATATTTTGCTGCCAGGCTTTCCAGCTTTGTGATCATAAAGGCCTACGATATTTTCAACCAGCTGAAAAACTACTTATTCAGGCCGGCGTACTTCTTGCGGAAACGGTCGATGCGGCCAGCGGAGTCGATGAAACGCTGCTCGCCGGTGAAAAACGGGTGGCAGTGGGAACAAATTTCGATCCCCAGCTCGGGCCCGATGGCCGTGCGGGTGACAAACTCATAACCACAGGCGCAACGAACCTTGGTTTCGTAGACTTTGGGATGCAGATCTTTTTTCATGAGAACCTCCAGTTTCAAAAGAGAGAGGACAACTATACCACTCGAAGACGATTGGCAAGTCGAATTTGTGGGATTTCACATCCCGGCCTGCAAAGGTTCTATGAGATCCCTTTGGCCTGATTGAGGGAAATGTTGAACGCGACGGAAAAAATGTGGTGCATGAAATCCACATATTCCACGGCCACGTTTTCCGGAGCGGTTATGCGGGCGGGTGCGAAGTTGACGATGCCGCGGACACCGGCCTCGATCAGATAGTTCGCAGCACGCTGGGCGCGCTCGGGGGGAGTCGTGATGATGCCGATTTCGATGTTGAGTTCGTGGACTTTTTCCTTGAGACGCCTGGAACAGACGACTTCAAGGCCGGCCACTTCCTCGCCGATCTTGAAGGGATCGCAATCAAACGCGCCGACAAGGATGAACCCGCGGCGCCTGAAAATCCCGTGCCGCAGCAAAGCCCGGCCCAGGTTGCCGACGCCCACGAGGGCGACGTTCCAGGTCCGGTCTATGCCCAGGGACTGCTTGATCGCCGTGAGGAGGTCCTGCACGTAGTACCCGACCCCGCGCACGCCGAACTCTCCAAAGTAAGCCAAATCCTTACGGATTTGAGAGGGATTCACACCGCAGGCGCGAGCCAGCCCGTCGGAGGAGATGACGGAGTCACCCTCCTGCAAAAGCGTTTCAAGGACCTGGACGTAGACGGCCAGTCTTTGAATGGTGGCGCGTGGGATGTGAGCGCTTTTCAAAATAACTCCAATAACTCTCTTCGCGTTCTGCGTGATGATGCTAAAAAAAGGGGAGGTGGTACCTCCCCTTTATTACGCAAGCAGTTAGCCGACGAAGGGGTTGGCGAACAGCAGGATCAGGTTGACGACCAGGGCGTAGATGGCCAGAGATTCGATCATGGCCAGACCGATCAGCATGGTCACGGTGATCTTGCCGGAAGCTTCGGGGTTGCGGGCGGTGCCTTCGCAAGCAGCCTTCAGGCCCAGGCCCTGAGCGATACCGCAACCGGC is drawn from Desulfomicrobium escambiense DSM 10707 and contains these coding sequences:
- the prfA gene encoding peptide chain release factor 1; amino-acid sequence: MITKLESLAAKYRELERELSTPEIFQDQDRYIKIAKKHAELDEVVKAFERYKTLLRELSENQELAKDPDPELCELAQAEIPALKSRIEEQERLLKQLLTPKDPLDEKNIILEIRAGTGGEEAALFVADVFRMYSRYAELHGWRVEVLSSSDTGTGGFKEIVASVSGNSVYSKLKYESGAHRVQRVPATESQGRIHTSAITVAILPEAEEVDVKIDPGDIRVDVFRSSGPGGQSVNTTDSAIRITHLATGLVVTCQDEKSQHKNKAKALKVLRSRLLQAAQDETKKAYDDNRKAQVGTGDRSERIRTYNYPQGRITDHRINLTLYNLDQAMDGHIDEIIDGLVQHYQAEAMKQS
- the rpmE gene encoding 50S ribosomal protein L31, producing MKKDLHPKVYETKVRCACGYEFVTRTAIGPELGIEICSHCHPFFTGEQRFIDSAGRIDRFRKKYAGLNK
- a CDS encoding redox-sensing transcriptional repressor Rex, which translates into the protein MKSAHIPRATIQRLAVYVQVLETLLQEGDSVISSDGLARACGVNPSQIRKDLAYFGEFGVRGVGYYVQDLLTAIKQSLGIDRTWNVALVGVGNLGRALLRHGIFRRRGFILVGAFDCDPFKIGEEVAGLEVVCSRRLKEKVHELNIEIGIITTPPERAQRAANYLIEAGVRGIVNFAPARITAPENVAVEYVDFMHHIFSVAFNISLNQAKGIS
- the atpE gene encoding ATP synthase F0 subunit C — protein: MGKKFVSVLATVALVAVASCAFAAEAAPEVISTISWAAALGMAIAAAGCGIAQGLGLKAACEGTARNPEASGKITVTMLIGLAMIESLAIYALVVNLILLFANPFVG